The Hylaeus volcanicus isolate JK05 unplaced genomic scaffold, UHH_iyHylVolc1.0_haploid 11734, whole genome shotgun sequence nucleotide sequence CGAAAAGACCAGGGTatagtaaagtctccataaatgcacaaacctCTTGGACGAGAGTCGTCCGCGGGTggatggaatatttttcgatcgcTCTATTAGCCTATACTTCGGTTCAGAAAAGTCTCCATTCGTCTCCCGAAAAGTTCGCAACAAGTGGAATTTAAGCGTCCTAAATATTCAACTCGGGATCCATGGTAATCCGCGATTACCAGTCAACCCTGAGAGATACCGCGAGAAAATCGGTTTCTGTTTAACGGCGGGTCGTCGAATCGGCGAGATTTCATCGGAAAACGGGAGCGAACTCGAAGCAAGCCCGACTTATCCGTCCAGGCTGAATAATTCAAAATGCACTCACCGACGACGTTCAGGCTGTAGTTCAGCGACATCTTCGGCTCCGTGCTGACCTGGCACTCGTACACGCCGGAGTCCCGTTCCTGAGGCGACTTGATTTGCAGAGTCCAGTGTTCCGACTTGTCCGGATGGATCACTTGGAACCTCAGATCCGACGTGTACATGAGGATACCAGCGCTCAGGATGTGCATGTCCCTTTTCCGCATCCACGACACCTGCGAAACAAACGGAAACGAGCCTTTAACGCGTTGTTCgccagagaaatattcttgaaaatttctgccaCAACATTATTCAGACTATCagagactacataatcaaatttatttttctaactttattcaaatatttcacttaAATTCAATCTCTTTGAAGCTTAACTtttggaattcatttttttacttcttcagCGAGAaacactgtcacccacatatgggcGATGTGGCGTAGACGTGTTAAGAAATCAATCTCGCTCGCCACTTGAACTTGCTATTTTTTAACTCGCGTTCTACTTAAAATTCAACGATTATATCCAACCAACGACTACGCGATTCTCTCCGCAACGCCGAGTAGAATTTTCACAGAGATCACGATGTCAACGTTAATCGCGTCCCCTTGCTTACAGAGTTGGCGccgttatttcttttttatcttgtttGACGGTTTCGCGTATCTGCCCTCGCTTTACGATTCTTTCCGTGCTTCTTATTCGTCGCGGTGTTTCTCTGCCGGTTTTTCGTAGCTTACCGGCTCGATAAGTTCCGCGTTATCGCCGACAACGCGAACTTCGATCAAcggaaaaatttcaattagcTGCACAAAGGTTGTCAAGGTTCGTTGTCAAAAATGTTACCCGGGTAGCGAAATATGCGAAGAGTAACGTACCGatattgtttctttcatttatgcACCGATGAAGCAGCGTACTTGGTCGAAGTTGCAAGTTTTCTGGCATTTCTACGTCAGCCATCTTGTGAAACAGCGTCCGATCGTAGTTTTCGATGTTTCAACGAAATAGTTCGGTTCGGTCGTTTATTAAAGTGATCAGCTTTTTGGAATTGTCGTGATCAGCTTGTTGGACTTCTCTACCGCTTTCTCTGTACGTTTACATTTGCGTATTTCTTCATTCGACGCGCTCGTGCATCTTACATGGCTCCGTTGTTAAATAACGTACAATTAGCTTAAGTAACGTACAATTCTTGCAAGTCTTAACGAAGTAAATCTTCCGCTTTAAAATGACGGTTGTTTCGTCGGTTCTGAAGTATTCTCAACAGCCATACGGCGATTTGAAGATTCGCTCAATTTTACCTACAAAACTACCTTTCGAACTACCTACGTCCGACTTTTCAGCGCGAATACCACTGCGACGACGCACCGCTCGCGTTTCTACGCGATACTGAAAACTCGTCCAGCTTCGCGGCTCGTTTTTCACGAGATCGTCGGATCGAACGGAGAACGTCGCGACGTTCGAGAGTGCAAGCCGGGCTCTTTGAGCAGCGAATAGCCGGGATCGATAGCCGTCAATCTCGAATGAGCGTTGATCGGCGTGTTTCAGCGACctcataaataatgaatcgCTCGCAGATACGTCGTAGATACTACCGGCGCAGTAAACAATGTCCGGATTGCGTGCGAAATTTGACAGCCCGTTTGACGTTCAAGGGATAATATATCGACCAATCGTTCCGTTTTACCTGGAATTCGATCGACCGTCGTCTAAGCAAATTTATCCGCGTCATAAATAACCAGCCGCGAAACGAATACGAACAGGAAACGTCGAATGTTCATTCGAATTTTGACTCGCGAAGCGACCATCCGTAATTGATCTCATCGCGAACGTGCATTGTCACTTGAAATATGAACGTTCGTAAACTTTCGCGGCGATTGGACGTTGTTTAGTAGGTGTAATTTCCGATTCAACCCTCGAGTATCGAGCGCGCGATACGTGCAACGGACAAGGTAAATTGTTTACGTAACGGACAACTAATAAACTGCTTATCCCCGGAACAATTTATACCGAGGAAAGTTTCCAATCGGACCACGGATCGAGGACGCTTCTGGCCGATAACATCGCCGATTGACAAATCGTCAACTGGTTTTGTCTTTGTCCAAGGAATCGTGTCGTCTAATCATCGTGTGCTCGGAGAACTTGCGCGGATTACTTGGACGACAGTCCGAATGGCGAGAGGTATTTGGACGCCGCTACTCGCGAATATCTCCGGCGTGAACAATGGAAACGCTATGGCTGGAACTAACGTTTCCAGTATTCGTCCACCGAATTTCGAATTCCGTGCGCGGTTTGTACACAGCCAACGAGGATGCTCGCTTGTCGTTCGAATTGTCTTTCGAGCATCGGCCAAGCGTCGAGAGGATCTAACCCTGACCCGATCCAACTCCTGCGAGCGTCGAtcgatttgtatttaaataatttcggtATAGAGTTTGGATACGGATCCTGAATTATACATACACGGTATCCAGTCCAGAGTCTACAAATGCATATTAAATGCGTATATTAAATTCTGaagagaatttaatatatgaaaaGAGTTTCATTTTTGGAGAGGATCTAACCCTGACCCGATCCAACTCCTGCGAGCGTCGAtcgatttgtatttaaataatttcggtATAGAGTTTGGATACGGATCCTGAATTATACATACACGGTATCCAGTCCGGAGTCTACAAATGCATATTAAATgcatatattaaattctcttcagaatttaatatatgaaaagagtttcatttttggattatcttttcttttgctttttctCCGCCGAGATTTGCATCCTCCGTTTCGCGTGCATGTAACGCGCGTGGTTCGAAGCCTTTATTTCGGTCCGGTTGGAATTTTCAAGCACTTTTGCGAGTAATCTTTTTGGTTCGTGGATGGAACCCATCGGATACAGAGAATGCTTTCGAGCTTTTAAGATAAGTGGTATATCGCGCGTGAATAGCTAGAGACCAGTTAGCACGCGTTCGGCTTAATACGCCTCCGATCGATGGTATTTTCGTCCCTCGAAAATAAATCGGAAATAACGTATCGCGTTCGTGTGTCCTCGGGCGGAAAGAATTTTTCGTAGAAAGAAATACGTGGATGGAGTTTCTCTCGCCGGTGGAAAGTTTGTTTGGGTATTAAGAATCTTTGTACAGAGCGGAATATGTAATCGTatctttgtaataatattacaatatttttgtaataatatccGGAATATTCCCGACGGTTCGCGAGGGATTACGGTACAACCATCGGAAATCCAGTCAGAAATTGCGACACTTTTAATTACACCAGATGAGATTGGAAATTGCAGGGAGACAAGATATGCAGGGTGCcaagatattatttaaacgttttgcAATATCGAGGCCATATTGAAACGGTCCGAGGCTATCGACTGTGGTACACATTCCCCCCGCGTGGTATCCGGCATCTCTtgtgaatgaaaaatagatCTCGAATTCTCCACGGCACGGATAACGATTTAATCCGCTGATTGCGCGGAACATATAACCGGGGTGGGTTGCAATAACGTTCGGATCTGTCGTATATTCGTGGAAATCGGTGGGATACGTTTATGAATCATAAATCACGAGCAGGAAGGGTGCCGCCAGATATAAACCCTGGAAAACGTAAACAAGTCGCGCGATATACGACTTTTTAAACGCCCGGTATACCGGGAGGCTGCCAAAAATTCTCTAGCTGCGAAACAGAGAATGAGACCAGACGATAACGCCAAGGCTGCCACGGTTTACGATTCGAAGGTTTCGAAAATGGATTAGgattaggtctgggttagggtCAGGGTTAGGATTGTATCTGGATTAGGAGCggagagaatattttataatatacgcGATAGTATCGTAATGTTGTAAgagtctaaataaaaattaagccATGGAGATTCCAGgttggaaatatttgtagagaaaatatttcgaatactagtttaaataatagattcttcagaattcgaataaaatggtattcgatgcaaaatttcagcaaataaaatagtttattttgcTAGGCTATAGTTCaagcatgaaataaaatagtttagtTTGGCAATCTATagttaaagcatgaaataaaatagtttagtTTGGCAATCTATagttaaagcatgaaataaaatattttgttttggcaatctatagttaaagcatgaaataaaatagtttattttgcTAGTCTATagttaaagcatgaaataaaatattttattttggcaatctataattaaagcatgaaataaaatattttatttaggtaATGTAAAACCTCAAATGAAATAGTCTATTTTGCTAGTCTATagttaaagcatgaaataaaatagtttagtTTGGCAATCTATagttaaagcatgaaataaaatattttagtttggcaatctatagttaaagcatgaaataaaatattttagtttggcaatctataattaaagcatgaaataaaatattttcttttggtaatctataattaaagcatgaaataaaatattttattttggtaatgtAAAACCTCAAATGAAGTAGTCTATTTTGCTAGTCTATAGataaagcatgaaataaaatagtttagtTTGGCAATCTATagttaaagcatgaaataaaatattttggtttggcaatctataatttaagcatgaaataaaatattttgttttggcaatctatagttaaagcatgaaataaaatattttggtttggcaatctataatttaagcatgaaataaaatattttgttttggcaatctatagttaaagcatgaaataaaatattttagtttggcaatctataatttaagcatgaaataaaatattttattttggtaatgtAAAACCTCAAATGAAATAGTCTATTTTGCTAGTCTATAattaaagtatgaaataaaatattttcttttggtaATGTAAAACGTCAAATAAAATGGAGGAAAAATTCTTCGttcgttacgaaaataaatatattttgcactATAAttgagtaaaataaaagtatgttatttgctgataataaatgaaataaataaaatatcctgAACTATGGGacaaatattatcttaaaaatgttctgtaagaagtaaaatatttcatttgaaaaaataccTGCACGATtcgagataaaatatttatttactatttattaaatggttattcact carries:
- the LOC128882437 gene encoding lachesin-like translates to MKETISVSWMRKRDMHILSAGILMYTSDLRFQVIHPDKSEHWTLQIKSPQERDSGVYECQVSTEPKMSLNYSLNVV